In Paenarthrobacter sp. GOM3, a single window of DNA contains:
- a CDS encoding DUF779 domain-containing protein, which translates to MNPNTSQDILEAAVTLPGENFSRVALTAASVELLRKLWEQHGPLMFHQSGGCCDGSAPMCYPAGEFLTGDSDVLLGRFDIGSDGQAQPLEFWMSKEQFAYWSHTHLTVDVVPGRGSGFSVESPEGKRFLIRSTLMDWDVPSV; encoded by the coding sequence ATGAACCCCAACACGTCCCAGGACATCTTGGAAGCTGCAGTGACGCTGCCCGGGGAAAACTTTTCCCGGGTGGCGCTCACCGCAGCGTCCGTGGAACTGTTGCGGAAGCTATGGGAGCAGCATGGCCCCCTGATGTTCCATCAGTCCGGTGGTTGCTGCGACGGTTCCGCCCCCATGTGCTATCCGGCCGGGGAGTTCCTGACCGGGGATTCCGATGTCCTGCTGGGCCGGTTCGACATTGGGTCCGATGGGCAAGCGCAACCGCTGGAGTTCTGGATGTCCAAGGAACAGTTCGCCTACTGGTCCCACACTCATCTCACTGTGGATGTGGTTCCGGGGCGAGGCAGTGGGTTCTCCGTCGAGTCTCCCGAAGGGAAGCGGTTCCTTATCCGCTCAACGCTCATGGACTGGGACGTGCCCAGCGTTTGA
- the adhP gene encoding alcohol dehydrogenase AdhP: MQAAVVTEFGTDLTVKEVERPTPGPGQALVRLITSGVCHTDLHAAEGDWPVKPTPPFIPGHEGVGEVVALGEGVTDVAVGDLVGNAWLWSACGDCQYCRTGWETLCESQQNGGYSVDGSFGEYMLVDTRFAARIPEGSDPVEVAPVLCAGVTVYKGLKMTEARPGQWVTISGIGGLGHIAVQYAVAMGLRVAAVDIADDKLALAKEHGAELTVNALHEDPAEVIQRETGGCHGVLVTAVHPSAFGQAIGIARRGGTIVFNGLPPGDFPAPIFEIVLKGLTVRGSIVGTRQDLEEALEFYAQGKIKPTVSTRELSEVNAIFDEMKHAKIDGRVVLKF, translated from the coding sequence ATGCAAGCAGCAGTGGTAACCGAGTTTGGAACCGACCTTACGGTCAAGGAAGTTGAACGGCCGACGCCGGGTCCCGGCCAAGCGCTGGTCCGCCTCATCACGTCGGGGGTATGTCATACGGACCTGCACGCCGCCGAAGGCGACTGGCCGGTCAAGCCCACGCCACCTTTTATCCCAGGCCATGAAGGTGTGGGAGAAGTAGTGGCCTTAGGTGAGGGTGTGACAGACGTTGCCGTCGGCGACCTGGTAGGCAACGCCTGGCTGTGGTCTGCCTGCGGAGACTGCCAGTACTGCCGGACCGGGTGGGAAACCCTGTGCGAATCCCAGCAGAACGGTGGCTATAGCGTGGACGGCTCGTTCGGCGAGTACATGCTGGTGGACACTCGATTTGCTGCTCGCATACCTGAAGGCTCGGATCCCGTGGAAGTGGCTCCCGTGCTGTGCGCCGGCGTCACTGTCTATAAGGGCCTGAAGATGACCGAGGCCCGGCCGGGCCAGTGGGTCACCATCTCCGGGATCGGCGGGCTCGGACACATAGCCGTCCAGTACGCCGTGGCCATGGGTCTGCGCGTGGCAGCCGTGGACATTGCCGACGACAAGCTGGCGCTCGCCAAGGAACACGGCGCAGAGCTGACGGTCAACGCACTGCATGAGGATCCGGCCGAGGTCATCCAGCGGGAAACCGGTGGCTGTCACGGCGTGCTGGTCACGGCAGTGCACCCCTCGGCCTTCGGCCAGGCGATTGGCATAGCGCGTCGAGGCGGGACGATCGTGTTCAATGGGTTGCCGCCGGGAGATTTCCCGGCTCCGATCTTCGAGATCGTCCTTAAGGGCCTCACCGTTCGCGGTTCAATCGTGGGCACCAGGCAGGATCTTGAGGAAGCACTGGAATTCTACGCCCAGGGGAAGATCAAGCCGACGGTCTCCACCCGTGAGCTCTCCGAGGTCAACGCGATCTTTGACGAAATGAAGCACGCCAAGATCGATGGCCGAGTCGTGCTGAAGTTCTGA
- the exaC gene encoding acetaldehyde dehydrogenase ExaC yields the protein MTVYAQPGAEGSKVTFKDRYENWIGGEWVAPVKGGYFENITPVTGKAFCEVARGTSEDIELALDAAHKVAPSWGKTSATERAAILNKIADRIDENVELLAVAETWDNGKPVRETLNADIPLAADHFRYFASAVRAQEGHLSQLDEDTTAYHFKEPLGVVGQIIPWNFPILMAVWKLAPALAAGNAVVLKPAEQTPTSILVLMELIGDLLPAGVVNVVNGFGVEAGKPLASSSRIRKIAFTGETTTGRLISQYASNNLIPVTLELGGKSPNIFFDDVADQNDAFYDKAQEGFTLFAFNQGEVCTCPSRALVQEGIYDSFMADVTARTNKIIQGNPLDTDTQVGAQASNDQLEKILSYIDIGKQEGAKILTGGARAELDGDFAGGYYVQPTIFEGHNRMRIFQEEIFGPVVSVTRFSDYNDAIGIANDTLYGLGAGVWSRNGNVAYRAGREIQAGRVWVNNYHAYPAGAAFGGYKSSGIGRENHAMMLDHYQQTKNLLVSYNENKLGFF from the coding sequence ATGACTGTTTACGCACAGCCGGGTGCCGAGGGTTCGAAGGTCACCTTCAAGGACCGCTACGAGAACTGGATCGGCGGCGAGTGGGTAGCCCCTGTCAAGGGCGGCTACTTCGAGAACATCACCCCTGTCACAGGCAAGGCCTTCTGCGAAGTTGCCCGCGGAACGTCCGAGGACATTGAGCTTGCGCTCGATGCCGCCCACAAGGTTGCACCGTCCTGGGGCAAGACCTCAGCCACTGAGCGCGCAGCGATCCTGAACAAGATCGCCGACCGCATTGACGAGAATGTGGAGCTCCTTGCGGTTGCGGAGACCTGGGACAACGGCAAGCCCGTCCGCGAAACACTGAACGCGGACATCCCCTTGGCCGCTGACCACTTCCGCTACTTCGCCTCTGCTGTGCGAGCACAGGAAGGCCACCTCTCCCAGCTGGATGAGGACACCACGGCTTACCACTTCAAGGAGCCGCTGGGCGTTGTCGGCCAGATCATCCCTTGGAACTTCCCCATCCTCATGGCTGTTTGGAAGCTGGCCCCGGCGCTCGCGGCCGGAAACGCCGTGGTGCTCAAGCCCGCCGAGCAGACGCCAACGTCAATCCTGGTCCTGATGGAACTCATCGGAGATCTTCTGCCGGCTGGTGTGGTGAACGTGGTCAATGGCTTCGGCGTCGAGGCCGGCAAGCCGCTCGCTTCGAGTTCCCGTATCCGCAAGATCGCCTTCACGGGTGAGACCACCACCGGCCGCCTCATCAGCCAGTACGCGTCCAACAACCTCATCCCTGTCACGTTGGAACTTGGCGGCAAGAGCCCCAACATCTTCTTCGACGACGTCGCCGACCAGAACGACGCCTTCTACGACAAGGCGCAGGAGGGCTTCACGCTCTTCGCGTTCAACCAGGGCGAGGTCTGCACCTGCCCTTCCCGGGCCCTGGTCCAGGAAGGTATCTACGACTCCTTCATGGCCGACGTCACGGCACGGACCAACAAGATCATCCAGGGCAACCCGCTGGATACGGATACCCAGGTTGGTGCCCAGGCATCGAATGACCAGCTGGAGAAGATCCTGTCCTACATCGACATCGGAAAGCAGGAAGGCGCCAAGATCCTCACCGGCGGCGCCCGAGCCGAACTGGACGGTGACTTCGCCGGCGGCTACTACGTCCAGCCCACCATTTTCGAAGGCCACAACCGGATGCGTATCTTCCAGGAGGAGATCTTCGGCCCGGTGGTGTCCGTGACCAGGTTCAGCGACTACAACGACGCCATCGGCATCGCCAACGACACCCTCTACGGTTTGGGTGCCGGAGTCTGGTCCCGCAACGGAAACGTCGCCTACCGCGCCGGCCGGGAAATCCAGGCCGGCCGCGTGTGGGTCAACAACTACCACGCCTACCCGGCTGGTGCCGCTTTCGGCGGCTACAAGTCCTCAGGCATCGGCCGTGAAAACCACGCGATGATGCTGGACCACTACCAGCAGACCAAGAACCTCCTGGTCAGCTACAACGAGAACAAGCTGGGCTTCTTCTAA